From the Streptobacillus felis genome, one window contains:
- a CDS encoding nucleoside hydrolase, with product MLSKIPLIIDTDPGIDDAAALICAINSNDKLDIKLITTVFGNVSLEKTTNNALKILEFIGKDIPVAKGSKKGILFEGIDASEVHGDSGMDGYVFKEPKIKALEIHAIEAMRNVILNTEDKITIATLGSLTNVALLLLVYPEVKNKIREIVIMGGSLTGGNTTTGAEFNIYNDPHAAKIVFDSGIELTVLSLDITRRCLISNEKLNILKNGTEVSKMCYALFENYRSEGIEKGLMMHDSTVIAYLTNKEMFTYEYKYIDVILEGSAVGTLVADYYTNIFSNKVKNVKYVVDVNEKVFEEWLIDKLK from the coding sequence ATGTTAAGTAAGATACCATTAATAATTGATACAGATCCGGGAATAGATGATGCAGCAGCACTAATTTGTGCTATTAATAGTAATGATAAATTAGATATTAAATTAATAACTACAGTATTTGGAAATGTATCATTAGAAAAAACTACTAATAATGCACTTAAGATATTAGAATTTATAGGTAAAGATATTCCTGTTGCAAAAGGATCTAAAAAAGGTATTCTTTTTGAAGGAATAGATGCATCAGAAGTACATGGTGATTCTGGTATGGATGGATATGTATTTAAAGAACCAAAAATTAAAGCTCTAGAAATACATGCTATAGAAGCTATGAGAAATGTTATTTTAAATACAGAGGATAAAATAACTATAGCTACTTTGGGTTCTTTGACTAATGTTGCCCTTTTATTATTAGTTTATCCTGAAGTTAAAAATAAAATTAGAGAAATAGTAATAATGGGTGGGAGTTTAACAGGTGGAAACACAACAACAGGAGCGGAGTTTAATATATATAATGACCCTCACGCTGCAAAGATAGTTTTTGATTCAGGTATAGAATTAACTGTACTAAGTTTAGATATTACTAGAAGATGTCTTATTTCAAATGAAAAATTAAATATATTAAAAAATGGTACTGAGGTATCTAAAATGTGTTATGCTTTATTTGAAAATTATAGAAGTGAAGGTATAGAAAAAGGATTAATGATGCATGATTCTACTGTTATAGCTTATTTAACTAATAAAGAAATGTTTACATACGAATATAAATATATAGATGTAATATTAGAAGGTAGTGCTGTTGGGACATTAGTTGCTGATTATTATACAAATATTTTTTCTAATAAGGTGAAAAATGTTAAATATGTTGTAGATGTTAATGAAAAAGTTTTTGAAGAATGGTTAATTGATAAACTAAAATAA